In the Natrinema sp. CBA1119 genome, ACTACGGGGCGGCCGGTAGGCGGTCGCTCTCGAACACTACTGAAACTATGAGACGAACCAATCAGACGCTCTCAGACGTGGGTAGCACGGCGGCCGCGCTACGCAGCACGCTGTTCGCCCGATTCCCCTCGAGTCCGGGACGGGCGTGGAACGCACTGGTGTACAGTTCGGCGTATCTGTCGTTGATCGCGATGGCCGAGGTGGTCATCGTCTCGACCCTCCTCTCGCTGCCGCCGAGTCCGGCGGCGGTCGTCGTGGGGCTGGTCGTCTTCGCCGTCTACACCAACGACCGCCTCGCGGACGTCGATACCGACGTGATGTCGAACCCCGGACAGGCAGCGTTCGTCAGACGACATCGGGACGTTCTCTACGTGCTGGCATCGATCGCGTACGGGCTCGCGGTCGCACTCTCCGTCCTCGGCGGCCCGATCGCACTCGCGGTTGCCTTGCTCCCAGGCGTGTTCTGGGTGTGCTACGCCACGAACTGGATTCCCGGCAGCGGGAGCGTCGGCCGCGTCCAGCGGCTGAAAGACGTCTTCCTCGTCAATACGATCGTCGTCGCGCTCGCGTGGGCCGCGACCCTGACGTTGCTTCCGCTCGCGTTCGCCGGGGCCCCGATCACGATTCCAACGCTCGTCGTCTTCTCGTACTTCTTCCTTCGGGTGTTCACGAACACGGAGATCCCGAACGTCCGCGACGTCGACGGCGACCGCGCGATCGGCGTCCGGACGATTCCGGTCGTCTTCGGCGTCACTCGGACGCGCTGGATCCTCTCCGCGATCGATTGCTGTACGGCCGGACTCGTGGTGCTCGCAGTCTCCCTCGAGTTCCTCTCTCCCGCACACGCGCTCGCGCTCCTCGCCGGAATCGGCTACTCGCTCTCCGTCACGTCGTTGATCGGCCGGGTCGAGAACGAGCGACTGCTGGCGAAGGTCGCCGAATGCGAGTACCTCGTGGTCTTCGTCGTTCTCACCCTCGCCGTCTCGCTCTCCTAACAACTGCACACTTCCGTTCCCTTTCACGAAGGGATGACTTTCCCAGCACGTTTAATAGCGAACAGCGATATCTCCTCCGTATCTGTGTTCTCTATTACTATTTTGTCGACAATATTACTCGCAACCATTGCGATCGGAACGGCGGCGGCACTCCTCGCCTGGC is a window encoding:
- a CDS encoding UbiA family prenyltransferase, producing MRRTNQTLSDVGSTAAALRSTLFARFPSSPGRAWNALVYSSAYLSLIAMAEVVIVSTLLSLPPSPAAVVVGLVVFAVYTNDRLADVDTDVMSNPGQAAFVRRHRDVLYVLASIAYGLAVALSVLGGPIALAVALLPGVFWVCYATNWIPGSGSVGRVQRLKDVFLVNTIVVALAWAATLTLLPLAFAGAPITIPTLVVFSYFFLRVFTNTEIPNVRDVDGDRAIGVRTIPVVFGVTRTRWILSAIDCCTAGLVVLAVSLEFLSPAHALALLAGIGYSLSVTSLIGRVENERLLAKVAECEYLVVFVVLTLAVSLS